TCCCCCCGACACCTCCTCTTAACTCAGCCAACCTTCTACCTGTTGCCGATACCGGATTGGCCGCTGCCATGACGATCAGTTGCACCGCAATGTACTGGCAGGCGGGCTTGAAGCGTATATCCGATGGTGTTCGGCCAAAGGTGACTGCGGCTTGGCTGGCCTCCCGACGGATGATGTTATAAGCGAGCAGGAGCCCCCACACCTCCTGATAAATCAGCTCGACCTTCTTGCTCCGTAGCGTCACCGCGTTTTGTTGCATTGAGCTTTTGATGTCCCTGAAGCCCAACTCAATCTCCCAACGCTCCAGATACAACTCGGCGACAGCTTTTGTGCTGTACCCCTTGGCCGGCAGAGAAGTGAGCAACGATCTGACGCGCCCTCGGCTTTCATAGCTGACCTCACGCACCTCCCAGTGTGTAGGCAGCTCGGGATTACGTTTGCGTGCCTGGGGCGAGACCTTCATCCGAACACGGCGATCATGTTCGCCATAACGCTCGACTTCCTCCATCACCAGCCCCTTGCGCGCTGGCGTCAGCCAGTGCCGATTGCTTCCTCCACCCACCACGCCCAACAGCAGATCAGCACCCCAGAAGCCCTTGTCGAACAATGTGATCGAATTGTCCGGGATCTGACTCAGGAAGGTTTCGGCCAGGCGCATTTCGCTGTCCCGGTAGGGACTAAGCTGAGCATCGAGGATCACGTGGGAGCGCACATTCATCAGGGCAACAAGCCGTAGCATTGGGAAAGGCGTCTGGCGGTCGTTGCCCGTATTGCCAGAACCGAAATGTTCTCTCAGCTCAGGTGAGTCAGGGGTTCGCAGAAATGCGCCATCTACTGCGAATACTTGCAAGCCGTGCCAAGCATCGCCTTCGTATCGCTCGCAGCCCCATTGTTTACCTGTCTGACGGAACAAGGACTCGACCGGGTCGGCACCCAGCCTTTTACGCGCTTCAGTCACACCGCTGCGCGCCAGTAATTGATCAGATGCCAGGCCTTGAGCGCAAATATTCAGGCGCCTGGCTACTTCATGTACGGGCTCATCGCGGAACAGCGCCATGCCCAGCACCAACCAAAGCACCTGGTCACTCGGTAGGCGTCGCCGTCTTATGGTGGCCTGAGCAGAGAGGTTGAGCGCACTGGCAACCCATTCGACAGGGATGTTCTGAGTGAAGGTGCTGAGGTCGGAGAAGTTGAAGAGGTCGCTAAGGTCGAACAGTTGCTGCTGAATGGGCATAAAAAATCCGATACCAGGAGACTGATATCGGATTTTCTGGAAAGCCCGGCTTGGACTCAAATGCTTAAGTGAACAGCATTACGGCAGATGCCGAGGCTTTTTGTTAACACCTGCGGCCGGTGAAGGCCGCGAACCGATTCTTAGTGGAACTGGTTCATGGTGTTGTCTTTACCGCTCGCCTTCAGAGCCGCTTCGCCAGCGAAGTACTCCTTGTGGTTGTCGCCGATGTCGGAGCCAGCCATGTTCTGGTGCTTGACACAGGCGATACCCTGACGCAGTTCCTGACGCTGAACGCCCTTCACGTAGGCCAGCATGCCTTGGTCGGCGAAGTAGCCCTTGGCCAGGTTGTCGGTGGACAGCGCGGCAGTGTGATAGGTCGGCAGGGTGATCAGGTGGTGGAAGATGCCGGCGTGAGCCGAACCATCGCGCTGGAAGGTGCGGATCTTCTCGTCTGCAACCTGTGCCAGCTCGGTTTCGTCGTACTCGACGCTCATCAGCTTGGCGCGGTCGTAGGCGGATACGTCCTTGCCTTCGGCAACGAAAGCGTCGAACACCTGCTGACGGAAGTTCAGCGTCCAGTTGAACGACGGGCTGTTGTTGTAAACCAGCTTGGCGTTCGGAATGACTTCGCGGATGCGGTCGACCATGGCCTTGATCTGGCCAACGTGCGGCTTCTCGGTTTCGATCCACAGCAGGTCGGCGCCGTTCTGCAGCGAAGTGATGCAGTCCAGTACGCAGCGATCTTCGCCGGTGCCCTTGCGGAACTGGAACAGGTTGGACGGCAGACGCTTCGGACGCAGCAGCTTGCCTTCGCGCTTGATTACGACGTCGCCATTGCCCAGCTCGGCTTCGGAGATTTCTTCGCAATCCAGGAAGGAGTTGTACAGGTCGCCCAGGTCGCCCGGCTCTTTGGTCACAGCGATCTGCTTGGTCAGGCCGGCACCCAGGGAGTCGGTACGCGCAACGATCACGCCGTTGTCGATGCCCAGCTCGAGGAAGGCGTAACGAACGGCCGCGATCTTGGCGAGGAAGTCGGCGTGCGGAACGGTCACTTTACCGTCCTGGTGGCCGCACTGCTTCTCGTCGGAAACCTGGTTCTCGATCTGGATGCAGCAGGCACCGGCTTCGATCATGCGTTTGGCCAGCAGGTAGGTGGCTTCCGGGTTACCGAAGCCAGCGTCGATGTCGGCGATGATCGGGACGATGTGGGTTTCGTGGTTGTCGATCTGCGCCTGGATCTCGGCAGCCTTGGCGTTGTCGCCAGCTTCACGAGCGGCGTCCAGTGCAGTGAACAGCAGGTCCAGCTCGCGGCTGTCAGCCTGACGCAGGAAGGTGTACAGCTCTTCGATCAGGTCGGAGACGGCAGTCTTCTCGTGCATGGACTGGTCCGGCAGCGGGCCGAACTCGGAACGCAGAGCGGCAACCATCCAGCCGGACAGGTAGAGGTAACGCTTGTTGGTGGTCTTCAGATGCTTCTTGATCGAGATCAGCTTCTGCTGACCGATGAAACCGTGCCAGCAACCGAGGGACTGCGTGTAGACGGACGAGTCGGCGTCGTACTCGGCCATGTCCTTGCGCATGATGTCGGCAGTGTACTGAGCGATTTCCAGACCGGTCTTGAAGCGGTTCTGGGCGCGCATGCGAGCGACGGACTCAGGGTTGATGGCGGCCCAGCTGCTGCCGTATTGCTCTTTCAGGGCGGCAACTGCCTTGATGTCGTCTTGATATGCGGACATGTTCAATCCTTCAAAAATGAGTGTGGTTGAGCACCGACTTTTCCCACCGAAACCTACGTGCTATCGCTGATCATTGCGGGCAACACGCGGCAGAGCGTCGAAATATCGACCGGGACGAGGATTGAACCAAGAGAAGGGGGGATACGACCGCCGGGCTGGTTCCGGTTGCTGCGCCCACAGCCGGCGTGGCTGCCGTGTGCGCTACAACAACGAGAAGCTGTCAGACTGGCTGATGCGTCAATCGCTACCCCGTCCCTCAGGACGACTCGTTCCAGTCGCAACCTCGTCAGTCCGCCTTGTGGGCAGTACAGTCA
This DNA window, taken from Pseudomonas sp. FeN3W, encodes the following:
- a CDS encoding isocitrate lyase → MSAYQDDIKAVAALKEQYGSSWAAINPESVARMRAQNRFKTGLEIAQYTADIMRKDMAEYDADSSVYTQSLGCWHGFIGQQKLISIKKHLKTTNKRYLYLSGWMVAALRSEFGPLPDQSMHEKTAVSDLIEELYTFLRQADSRELDLLFTALDAAREAGDNAKAAEIQAQIDNHETHIVPIIADIDAGFGNPEATYLLAKRMIEAGACCIQIENQVSDEKQCGHQDGKVTVPHADFLAKIAAVRYAFLELGIDNGVIVARTDSLGAGLTKQIAVTKEPGDLGDLYNSFLDCEEISEAELGNGDVVIKREGKLLRPKRLPSNLFQFRKGTGEDRCVLDCITSLQNGADLLWIETEKPHVGQIKAMVDRIREVIPNAKLVYNNSPSFNWTLNFRQQVFDAFVAEGKDVSAYDRAKLMSVEYDETELAQVADEKIRTFQRDGSAHAGIFHHLITLPTYHTAALSTDNLAKGYFADQGMLAYVKGVQRQELRQGIACVKHQNMAGSDIGDNHKEYFAGEAALKASGKDNTMNQFH
- a CDS encoding IS4 family transposase, which codes for MQQQLFDLSDLFNFSDLSTFTQNIPVEWVASALNLSAQATIRRRRLPSDQVLWLVLGMALFRDEPVHEVARRLNICAQGLASDQLLARSGVTEARKRLGADPVESLFRQTGKQWGCERYEGDAWHGLQVFAVDGAFLRTPDSPELREHFGSGNTGNDRQTPFPMLRLVALMNVRSHVILDAQLSPYRDSEMRLAETFLSQIPDNSITLFDKGFWGADLLLGVVGGGSNRHWLTPARKGLVMEEVERYGEHDRRVRMKVSPQARKRNPELPTHWEVREVSYESRGRVRSLLTSLPAKGYSTKAVAELYLERWEIELGFRDIKSSMQQNAVTLRSKKVELIYQEVWGLLLAYNIIRREASQAAVTFGRTPSDIRFKPACQYIAVQLIVMAAANPVSATGRRLAELRGGVGGMFLDHRPRPKRPRTVKISKTRYPVDRKAAPLK